GCTTTAATCTTAATCTAATGACAAGAGCGTATGCTGCGGATATCTCGATGTCGGACGGCCTCCTAGCGAGGAGAGGCGTTGAAATACTATGAAAATGTGGCAGCGCGGTCTGACGTTCGTCTGTGCGCTCCTGGTGTTGTTCGGCGGTGCGGCCTATGCCCAAACTCCCGGCCTGTCTGCGGTGGAGTTTCCCTATACAGGAAATCGGACCGCCGTATGGATTGTCGCCCAGCTGCACACGCTCTTCGGGGCGTTCATTCTCGGCGCCCCGATCTTTATCGTCATCTCAGAATGGTTAGGCTATCGGAAACAGGACCTTCGGTACGACCGCTTGGCCAAAGAGGTCACCAAGGTCACGGTCATTCTCTTCAGCATAACGGCTCTGACAGGGGGCCTGTTTATTTTCGTGCTCCTCGCCGCATACCCGCAGTTTACCTCGTGGTTCATCAATCAATTCTATCTCGTGTTTGCGGTGATCTACCCGCTTCTGTTCATCGGTGGGACGATCGTGTTGTACGCGTATTTCTACACGTGGGATGCCTGGAAGGGTGAAAAGAAGGGGCGGCATATCGCGCTTGGTGTGCTCCTCAATCTCCTCTGTATGGTCACGATGTTTGTGATCAATGGCCCGACATCGTTCATGAATACTCCGCTGAAGGGCGAAGGTGTCTCGCCACAAGATCTCCTGGCAGCGGCGAGCTTGTGGGAGAAGATCGCCAATCAAAGCTGGATGCCGCTGAATCTCCACCGGATCGACGGTAACGTGGCGTTCGGAGGATTCGTGACAGGTATGATCGCCGCCTATATGTATATGGGGGCAAAAACGCAAGAAGATCGGGCCTACTACGATTGGATGGGTTTCATCGGAAATTTGATCGCCGTGGGCGCGACGCTGTTCCAGCCCTTCACGGGATTACTGATGGCGTATGAGATGTGCGATTACGATTTTTCGTTCTGTCCGTACATGATGGCCGACCAGCTCTCGATGTTTTTCGAAATGCAGGGGGCAATGGTCGGACTGATGTTCCTGGCGATCAACTATTACGCCTGGCTCAGTCTAAAGCGCATTGAGGGGGCCGAAAGGGTCCGGATGACGATCCTGACACCCATCGTCATAGTGGCGTTACCCTTCGTCATGATGGCGGTGATGAATATCTATTGGATTCCCGACCCGAAGGGGCTGCTGTTCCTCCTGCCGTTGATTCTGGCGCCATTTCTTTTGGGTCGATTCATCCCGTGGACGGTCTCTGCGCGGACGGTGATTAAAATCGGCTTTTTGATGATCATCGTGAGCGATGCGATCTGGCTCACTCCCCGCGGATTCGCGGCCACCGGCGCCAATCTGGCGCCGGGGTTGGAACTGCCGTCGGATTGGGACATCCTGGCCACGATGCCGGCGAAAGTTTCCGCGATGTTCACGTTGGTGTTTGCCACGGTCGTCAACTATATTTTGTATAACCGGGCCATCAAGCAAGGCATGATCCACTGGGGGAAAATAGATTTCACCTCCCAGTTCGTGTTGATATTCCTCGCGTTCACGTCAATCTGGACGATGGGTTTGATGGGCGCGGTCCGTTCGCTGGTGCGGAAGTTCTTCCACACCTACAGTTTGGTGCCCGACCTCACCGCGGAGTCGTTCACGCCGACTCTGTCCTATTCTGCCTGGTGGATTACCGGGATTACCGTCGTCTTTTTCGCCGTCGTAAGTTTGGCTATCATCGTGGCGCTTCGGCCTTCCGAGTCGAAGGGCCATGTACCCGAACGCACCCCTGTGCCTGCTAGGGCCAAGTAACGGGTGCGGAACGCCTGCTGAGAGAACGAGAATCGCATGGGCAATGTGATGAAGAAGCTGGCGATCGGTCTGGTAGTGGGCGGTGTACTGGTCGGCGTCGCGAGGGGGCTCGAGTTTCCCTTCGTCTTTCAGATGCTGTTCCTTGGCTTCGCGATGCTGGGGGCGTTCGTTTTCATGCTGCTGGATGCGCCGCCGCTCAGGACTATGAGCGGGGGGAAATCGGTGTTTGCCCTCGTGGCGTTCTATCTGCTGTTGTGTGCAGTCTGTATCGCCGGCGCGGCGTTTCTGCCGCAATTTGACCCCGAAGATGAAAAGGGGAAGATCGCAAAGATTTTGAAGTCCCAGATCGAGGCCTCTGAAAAGGGGAAAACCGAGGAATTGATCGCGCGTGCCAAGGCGCTTGATGAGCAGGTCAAAGCCCTGGAGGTGCGGCTCAAGGCACTGGGCACGGATCAGGTCGTGCCGGCGCCGCAGCAGGCCGGGACGCCTCCTGCCCCAACGCCCAGTGTGGCGGTCGGCGATTTTATGAAGCTGGGAGAAGAACAGTGGCAGCTGATGGAATGCTACAACTGCCACAAGCTGAGGGGTGAGGGTGGAAAGAAGCGCGGTCCGGAGCTGGATAACATCGGCTCGTTTCTGACGGTCGACGAGATTAAGCAGAAAATTAGCGATCCCAAGAGTTTCATGGCCGAGGGATTCGAGAAGGAATGGGAGAAGGGCAGGATGCCCGACAAGTTTAAAGACCTCATGGAGCCAAAGGATCTTCAGGCGCTCGCGTCCTGGTTGGGGACATTCAAGAATACATCGGTCAACACGCCGAAGCCGATTAAGAAGAAGTAGGATGCAACCTAAACTGAAATCGAAGGTCCGCTGTACGGATCGGGAAATCGGAGAAGTGACCAAGGTCATCATGGACCCGCTGTCTCAGGAGGTCAGCCATGTCGTCGTATCGATGAACGGCTCGGGTGAACGGCAGGTGTTGATGGGGGCGGTCCACACCATCACGGACGATCTGGTGCAACTACGGTCGTCCTCCGCCGAAGTCATAGCCTTGCCGCCCTTCAAGCGGGAGGACTATGTCACGCTGCATGAAGTAGAGATTCCCGGCCTTGAGAGACATGTGCACGTCGAGTCGGGTGAAGTGCTTGTGCCGCTCCCTGAACTGGAACGAAACGTCAAGCGACGGACGTTCTTTGCGAATTTGACCTATGTGACGGGGCTGTTTATCGGATTGCCGCTGGTCTATCCCGTGCTGAAGTTCTTGATGAATCCGATGTATGCCTCGTTGGACAACCGTTGGTTGATGGTCGGCAACATTGCGAAAGTGAAGACGGAGGATGTCGGAACCCAATTCCAGTACAAACGCAGGGTCAAAGAAGCCTATATGCCCGAATCTGAAATCGAGAAGAATGTGTGGGTGGTCAAGGCGACTCCCGCGGTACTGGAACGAGTCTATCAAGGGAAGGATTTGGAGTTTCGGGATGCCGCCGGAAAACCCATCTGGACCAATAAAAAAGACATCCCCTACCTGGCATTTTCTGGAAAGTGCCCTCACCTTGGGTGTGGATTTAAGTGGCGAAATCACAAGGTGCTTGGGCCGGTCTTCCTGTGTCCCTGCCACTTGAGCATCTATGATGCGTCCGGCAAGGTGCTGGATGGTCCTGCCCCGCGCCCCCTCGACATGATGCCGATTCAGGTGTCTGCGAGCGGCGAAGTGCACATCATCGACATGGAATTCAAAGCCGGGACGAAATCCCAAACGCGGATCGTGTGATGAGCGAGGATCCTTCTGCCGGCACGCAGATATCGGTCACGGAGCGAGTCTTCACCTTTGTCGATGAGCGGGTGGGGCTGAAGCAGCTCACCGCGAAGATGCTCAATGAGTCGGTCCCGGGCGGCTCACGCTGGGCCTATGTTTTCGGGTCCATCCTGTTGTTTATCTTCATCATGCAGGCGGTCACGGGCGTGCTGCTGATGTTCTACTATGTGCCCACCGCAGACCATGCCTATGCGAGCACCCAATATATCATCCATGACATCGACTATGGATGGTTCCTGCTGAGTTACCATTTCTGGGGCTCCTCCGCCATGGTTCTCTGCGTCTTTGCGCACATGTCTCAGGTCTTTCTCTGGGGTGCGTATAAGAAGCCGCGCGAACTGATCTGGCTGGTCGGGTTGGCGCTTTTCGCCCTCGTCATGGGATTCGGCTTTACGGGCTATTTGCTTCCGTGGGACCAGCGAGCCTTCTGGGCCACGACTGTCGGCGTTGAGATTATGGATAAGGTGCCGGTGATCGGAGACTTCATGGCGCGCTTCCTCAAGGGGGGCCCGACCCCGGGGCAGATGACCTTGAGCCGGTTTTTTGTCATTCACGTCATGGTGCTTCCGGCAGCTCTGATTGGGTTGGCAGGCCTGCATCTCTTCCTTTTTCGATGTGCGGGACCGGCTGGCCCTTTCAGGGGTACAGCCATGGAGTTGAAGGCGAAGACCGACTACTTTTTCCCACGGCAGATTTGGAAGGATGTCGTCGGGATGGCGGTCGTCTTTGCCTGTATCAGCGGATTGGCCTTCTGGGAGCCGGTCGTCTTGTTGGATGAAGCGACACCTGACCCCGGCGATTATCATCCCGAACCGGAATGGTACTTCTTATTCATATTCCAGCACCTGCGTCTGAGGATGTTCTCCGGCGAGTTGGGGCAGATTCTCGGTTCAATCGTATTTCCCGGTCTCTTAGGGCTCGTGCTGGTTTTCCTGCCTTTCTTCGACCGAAGCCCCGAACGGAATATTTTTAAACGGCCGATAGCACTTATCGGATGGGTGGTACTCACAGCTTCGATTCTGCTTTTTACGGTGTCTGCCATTATTAATCGAGAGTTCTTGGATTAGCAGGATGCTGAAAAGATCTGTCGGCATGAAGAAGGTTGAGGTTCAGGCTAAGGTCGAGGCTTGGAGGAGTGCGTTGGGCCTTCACTCAACCTCAGTCTGCCTGCCCGCCTGCGCTCATCGTTGGATACCTGCATGAACGATCCCATGTCTCCCACCAAGCTTGGGTTTGGCATTCTCTGGCCCGCCTTCTGGACGGGCTTGCCGATCAAGCTTGCCATCGCAGTACTTTTTCTAGCCTTCGGGATTGTGCAATTTGAAACCAGGATCGCTCTCGCGTTCATGATGCTCCTGGCAAGCCCTGTGACGGTGTTTGCCCTTCCAACAATCACCCTGGGATTGGACTCGCATATCGGCGAAGGAGCGGGCATCGTATTACTGTTTCTACTGGCAATTCCAATCGATATGTGGGCGCTCAGAGTCGTCGGCCGAACGTTTTTCCTCGAACAATGCCGTCGTGAGCCACCAGCCGGTTTGGGGCTGACCCTCTGGTGGAAGTGCGCATTGGTCGGCGCCATTTACCTTCCGATCCTCTGGTTCGTTCAGAGCGCGGTGACCGATGCCTCGATCTCTGCGGCCCATTCGCTGTTCGAAGACGGTGTTCTGGAGGGGACTCCGATTGCGGAGCGAATCAGCATTGAGCTGACCCTTTGGGGTACCGTGGCCACGGCAACGCTTTCCTTGATGCTGATCATAGGCTTTTCGCTGGTGGGGCGGATGATTCGTGGTACGGTGCAGATGGCGCCGCATGCCTCGGAGAATTATGAAGGCCTGATTGCGCGCTGGGACTTGATGCGGGTTCCGGTAGATCAAGGGTTACTGCTGACTGTGGTGTCCTGTGTGGCTGTTGTGCTGTCGATCCTGTTCTGGTTTTCTCTCCCGCAGTTTACACCGCATCCCCACGAATGTTGCAAGAAGGTAGAAGCAAAGGCCGAGCCGGAGATCAAACCGCTCGACGTACTGACAAAAAACGAAAATTTGATTGCACAGCTTGCGGCGCGGGTTGAATTTTTGATAGAACAGCAGGCGGCCGCGAACCTGGAAAAGGAAAAGAGTAGGCCAGTAGGCGAGGCAGCGATGAGTGAGCCTGAAACGACAGGGTCCGGTGCGCCCGCCGCCATGAAACCATAAACGTGGGAGATGATGAGGTGAGGGCAATGCAACATCAGGGTGGATGGATTCAGCGGCTTCTCCAGGTCTGTAGGGATCATGGAGGTACACTCTCGATGCTCGCGATAGTTGCGGGCCTCTTTAGTCTCCCCGTATTGGCCTTCGGGGCCGATGCCGCGCCGCCGGCTCCGACCGAGTATCGTGATGTGCCTTACGTCGGTGCCCGTAACGTGATTTGGGTTATCGCCCAGTTGCATTTGCTGCTCGCGGGGTTTGTGCTGGGTGTGCCGATGTTTGCTTGGGTATGCGAAATCGTCGGCTGGAAGGGCGGTGAAAAGCGGTACGACAAACTCGCCAAGGAGTTTACCAAGCTCCTGACCTCCGCCTATTCCACGACCGCCCTCTTCGGCGGCATCCTCTTGTTCCTGCTGATCGGGTTTTATCCCAAATTGATGAATTACCTGAGCGATATTTTCTTCCCGTCGTTTATTGTCTACTGCATCCTGTTCTTGGCTGAGACCGCAACCCTCTACCTCTACTGGTATGGCTGGGACACGATGCAGGATGGCGGGAAGAAAACCTTTCATATTTTCCTCGGCTTCATGCTGAACTTCTTCGCGTTTTTTATCATGATCATCCCGAACTCCTGGGCGACGTTCCAGTCCAGTCCGGTCGTGCTGGCTGAGGGGTCGGATATTGCACGGGCCTGGGCCGCAACATGGAACCCGACCTGGTGGCCCGTCAACATTCACCGTATCATCGCGAACGTCGTGCTCGGGGGCTACATCTGCGGTGCCTATGCCGGGATCCGCTACCTGTCCGCGAAGACCGCTGAAGAGCGCAGCCACTACGACTGGATGGGCTATGTCGGGAACTTCATCGGGGTCTTCGGTCTCTTGTCCCTTCCCTTCGCCGGCTATTGGCTCATGCGTGAAATCTATCAGTACAACCAGCAGATGGGGATCACGCTCATGGGCGGCTTCCTGTCCTGGCTGTTCATTCTGCAGGCCATGCTCATCGGCGTGCTCTTTCTAGGATCGAACTATTATTTCTGGATCGGGATGACCTATCGCATCCCGGGATCCGACATTAAATATAAGAAACAAATGTTGGCGATGCTGATCGCGCTGCTGGTCTGCCTGGGTATCTGGATGACGCCCCACTCACTCGTGGCCAGTATGGAAGAAGCGAGGAAGATGGGTGGAAGTCACCATCCGCTGCTCGGCGTCTTCGGCGTCATGTCGGCCAAGATGACCGTCGCGAATCTCATGATCCTCGTCACCTTCATGAGTTTCATCATGTATTGGCGGGCCGGTAAACAGGAAACGGTGGGCTGGGCAAAAATTGCGAAAATCTTCATGGGTTTCATCCTTGCCGTTTCGGCGATCGTGGTCATCGTTCTGGGCGTGTGGGGCTACTTCGTGCCCGCGATCGTCCGCATCAATTATTTCTCCACGTCGCAAGTATTGGTCGTGCTTGCAGTCCTATTGACGATCACTCCGCTGACGAGCATTCTGCTGAAGACCGCCAAGGTCACGACGGAAATGAACTGGGGCGTGATGCCTCCCCGGGCCGGCTATTCCCTTGTGCTCAATGCCATCATGATCATCCTCCTGATGACGCTGATGGGGTACGCACGGTCGTCTTCGCGCGTCCATTGGCATGTCTATGGTGTGCTCCGCGATACATCGCAATATGCGTACTCCCCCGCGCTCGGCTATGCCTCAGGCATCATGGCCTTGTGCACATTCTTATTCTGTATGATCGTGGCATTTATCTTCTGGGTTGCCACCATGGGCGATAAGGCGAAGGCGCCGGCTGTATCGAGCAAAGCGGGGCTGCCGCAGGGCCTGCCGGCGATGGCCGGCGCATCGAACGCGCTCGATGAACCGAATGCTCGCAAGTTGTGAATCATGGACGTGGGATTGTGAGGGCAATGCAGTATTGAGGGCCAAGCACTTCTTGCTGCCCAAAGGGGATATATGAGTGAAATCGTTCGACTACAGTTGATTGGTCTCGGTGTGATGGGGCTGGGCATTCTCGCCCTGCTTTTTATTCGAGGCACGTTCATCCGAGTCACCGGATTTGTCACGATTATACTGGGCCTCTTCACGCTCGTGTCATTGTCGATTCCGCAAATGGCGTCCCTGCCGCCGGTTGAGGAGAAGTTCGACATTGCCACGGTCAAAACACCAACCGACTTGGCGGCCATTGGGCAAAAGGTTTTTTTTAGCAAGGGGCAGTGTGCCCTGTGTCACACCATTGGTCCCAGTGAATCGGCACGCTGCCCGGATTTAAAGGGAATCGGAGCCAAGCTGAGCCGCGAGTTTCTGTATGAGAGTTTGACGCAGCCGCAGGCCTACATCTATCAAGACTATCGCGTTGAAGGGATGGCGAAGGAGTATCCGGCCACCATGCCCTATATCAATAAGAATCCCATCGGACTGTCAAGGAATGAGATTCTCGCTGTTATTGCATTCTTGCAGCAGATGAGCGGGGAGCCGATTTCCATTGCGGTATCCGAGCTGGCGGCGCCTGAGCAGGCCCCGGCCGTTCCGGTGCAGAAGGCAGCCGAGTCCGTCCCGGTAGCCGTGGCGCAAGTTCATTGAGGAGGAATGTATGAAGGGTGCATTGGTCACGCCCATCATTGTGACGGTGGTCGTCTATCTCTTCTGCAAGTTTATTGTGCCCATTATACCCGGCTCGGCGCCGCTGCCGTCCAGCGTCATCATTCTGTATATGATGTTGACCATCTCGGGGATCGGGATCTTCTACACACTGAGCAAAGATTCCAAGGATGCCTTCTGGGGCCCGATCGAGCGATTCTTGACGGGAGATGGTATCGGCGGAATGCAGGCGTTACGCTGGGGTGTCCTGATCTGCTTTCCGTTGCTTGTCGGCTGGCAAACTTATAACAGCACAGCGGTCAGCGATCAGCCTCCCTCGGAGAACCGGACGATTCATCCGGCCCCGCCGGGCGAATACGCCGGCCTGTCGAATCCTGTTGCCAAGACCCCGGATGCCATCCAACAAGGGAAGGGTTTCTATGCCGCCTATTGTTCCCCCTGCCATGGCGGAAACTTCGACGGCAAGGGATCGGCAGCGAGAGGATTCAGCCCTCCTCCGGCGAACTTCGCGGACCCAACGACAATCGCCATGCTCCAGGAAAGTTATCTCTTCTGGCGCATCAAGAAGGGCGGCGTCGGCCTCCCGATTGAAGGGATGCCATGGAAATCCGCGATGCCACGCTGGGAATTGGAGCTCCCCGACGAATGGATCTGGAAGATCATCATGGGCGAGTACGACGGAGCGCATCAATCACCGAGGACGTGGGAATGAGAAGGCGGGTCTGATGTCTTCCGTGCTCGCGGACCGCGCGCCCTCAGAAGGGCCTCGGTCGACGCGCGCAGTAGAAGACAATCAGACCCGCCCAGCGGGAGACGGAGAAAGAGGGAGCTTATGAAGCATGGTCTGAGTCGAATCGTTCCGAACGTCGCCGTTGGCGCCGGGCTAGTTCTGGGACTGCTGCTGGCACCGCTGGCGGCCCAGCCGGCTTGGGCCGAAGAAAAGGCCCCAGCCAGCGCGTCACCCGAATCGGCATCGGAAAGTAATGCAGTCACTGCTCCGTTGGTGAAGGGTGGACTGCCGGCCGATGATCCAACAGCAGCAGTCTGGAACAGCGCGCCCCAGGCGAAATTCCCGATGTCGCCGCAAGTCCATTGGCCGAACCGCATTCTAGATGCCACGGTCAAGGATTTGAGCGTGCGAGCCTTGCATGACGGAACCAAGGTCGCCATTCTTTTGGAGTACGCAGATCCGACCGAAGATGCGGACGATGCAGCTGCGATTGAGTTCATGGTGGGCGATAAGAAGGCCCACTTTGCCCATGGTCAGCCGATGTTGCAGGTGGAAGGCGGGCCGGTCAATATCTGGTTTTGGAGAAACAAAGATGCGAAGGGCGTCGACATGAATGCCATGGGCTTCGGCACCCTCAAGACGCAAGAGCATCAGGACGTGCAGGCCAAAGGCGTCTATTCCAACGGGACATGG
The nucleotide sequence above comes from Nitrospirota bacterium. Encoded proteins:
- a CDS encoding c-type cytochrome, with translation MGNVMKKLAIGLVVGGVLVGVARGLEFPFVFQMLFLGFAMLGAFVFMLLDAPPLRTMSGGKSVFALVAFYLLLCAVCIAGAAFLPQFDPEDEKGKIAKILKSQIEASEKGKTEELIARAKALDEQVKALEVRLKALGTDQVVPAPQQAGTPPAPTPSVAVGDFMKLGEEQWQLMECYNCHKLRGEGGKKRGPELDNIGSFLTVDEIKQKISDPKSFMAEGFEKEWEKGRMPDKFKDLMEPKDLQALASWLGTFKNTSVNTPKPIKKK
- a CDS encoding cytochrome ubiquinol oxidase subunit I, with product MKMWQRGLTFVCALLVLFGGAAYAQTPGLSAVEFPYTGNRTAVWIVAQLHTLFGAFILGAPIFIVISEWLGYRKQDLRYDRLAKEVTKVTVILFSITALTGGLFIFVLLAAYPQFTSWFINQFYLVFAVIYPLLFIGGTIVLYAYFYTWDAWKGEKKGRHIALGVLLNLLCMVTMFVINGPTSFMNTPLKGEGVSPQDLLAAASLWEKIANQSWMPLNLHRIDGNVAFGGFVTGMIAAYMYMGAKTQEDRAYYDWMGFIGNLIAVGATLFQPFTGLLMAYEMCDYDFSFCPYMMADQLSMFFEMQGAMVGLMFLAINYYAWLSLKRIEGAERVRMTILTPIVIVALPFVMMAVMNIYWIPDPKGLLFLLPLILAPFLLGRFIPWTVSARTVIKIGFLMIIVSDAIWLTPRGFAATGANLAPGLELPSDWDILATMPAKVSAMFTLVFATVVNYILYNRAIKQGMIHWGKIDFTSQFVLIFLAFTSIWTMGLMGAVRSLVRKFFHTYSLVPDLTAESFTPTLSYSAWWITGITVVFFAVVSLAIIVALRPSESKGHVPERTPVPARAK
- a CDS encoding cytochrome c translates to MSEIVRLQLIGLGVMGLGILALLFIRGTFIRVTGFVTIILGLFTLVSLSIPQMASLPPVEEKFDIATVKTPTDLAAIGQKVFFSKGQCALCHTIGPSESARCPDLKGIGAKLSREFLYESLTQPQAYIYQDYRVEGMAKEYPATMPYINKNPIGLSRNEILAVIAFLQQMSGEPISIAVSELAAPEQAPAVPVQKAAESVPVAVAQVH
- a CDS encoding ubiquinol-cytochrome c reductase iron-sulfur subunit — encoded protein: MQPKLKSKVRCTDREIGEVTKVIMDPLSQEVSHVVVSMNGSGERQVLMGAVHTITDDLVQLRSSSAEVIALPPFKREDYVTLHEVEIPGLERHVHVESGEVLVPLPELERNVKRRTFFANLTYVTGLFIGLPLVYPVLKFLMNPMYASLDNRWLMVGNIAKVKTEDVGTQFQYKRRVKEAYMPESEIEKNVWVVKATPAVLERVYQGKDLEFRDAAGKPIWTNKKDIPYLAFSGKCPHLGCGFKWRNHKVLGPVFLCPCHLSIYDASGKVLDGPAPRPLDMMPIQVSASGEVHIIDMEFKAGTKSQTRIV
- a CDS encoding cytochrome c, encoding MKGALVTPIIVTVVVYLFCKFIVPIIPGSAPLPSSVIILYMMLTISGIGIFYTLSKDSKDAFWGPIERFLTGDGIGGMQALRWGVLICFPLLVGWQTYNSTAVSDQPPSENRTIHPAPPGEYAGLSNPVAKTPDAIQQGKGFYAAYCSPCHGGNFDGKGSAARGFSPPPANFADPTTIAMLQESYLFWRIKKGGVGLPIEGMPWKSAMPRWELELPDEWIWKIIMGEYDGAHQSPRTWE
- a CDS encoding cytochrome ubiquinol oxidase subunit I; the protein is MLAIVAGLFSLPVLAFGADAAPPAPTEYRDVPYVGARNVIWVIAQLHLLLAGFVLGVPMFAWVCEIVGWKGGEKRYDKLAKEFTKLLTSAYSTTALFGGILLFLLIGFYPKLMNYLSDIFFPSFIVYCILFLAETATLYLYWYGWDTMQDGGKKTFHIFLGFMLNFFAFFIMIIPNSWATFQSSPVVLAEGSDIARAWAATWNPTWWPVNIHRIIANVVLGGYICGAYAGIRYLSAKTAEERSHYDWMGYVGNFIGVFGLLSLPFAGYWLMREIYQYNQQMGITLMGGFLSWLFILQAMLIGVLFLGSNYYFWIGMTYRIPGSDIKYKKQMLAMLIALLVCLGIWMTPHSLVASMEEARKMGGSHHPLLGVFGVMSAKMTVANLMILVTFMSFIMYWRAGKQETVGWAKIAKIFMGFILAVSAIVVIVLGVWGYFVPAIVRINYFSTSQVLVVLAVLLTITPLTSILLKTAKVTTEMNWGVMPPRAGYSLVLNAIMIILLMTLMGYARSSSRVHWHVYGVLRDTSQYAYSPALGYASGIMALCTFLFCMIVAFIFWVATMGDKAKAPAVSSKAGLPQGLPAMAGASNALDEPNARKL
- a CDS encoding cytochrome bc complex cytochrome b subunit, with protein sequence MSEDPSAGTQISVTERVFTFVDERVGLKQLTAKMLNESVPGGSRWAYVFGSILLFIFIMQAVTGVLLMFYYVPTADHAYASTQYIIHDIDYGWFLLSYHFWGSSAMVLCVFAHMSQVFLWGAYKKPRELIWLVGLALFALVMGFGFTGYLLPWDQRAFWATTVGVEIMDKVPVIGDFMARFLKGGPTPGQMTLSRFFVIHVMVLPAALIGLAGLHLFLFRCAGPAGPFRGTAMELKAKTDYFFPRQIWKDVVGMAVVFACISGLAFWEPVVLLDEATPDPGDYHPEPEWYFLFIFQHLRLRMFSGELGQILGSIVFPGLLGLVLVFLPFFDRSPERNIFKRPIALIGWVVLTASILLFTVSAIINREFLD